The following proteins are co-located in the Apium graveolens cultivar Ventura chromosome 5, ASM990537v1, whole genome shotgun sequence genome:
- the LOC141661723 gene encoding uncharacterized protein LOC141661723, with protein sequence MKTNRNYNPADDISRKKKKLKNAESVNKEEASRKDLARYSDDVKKSECFEVGYYPNLDPVYSYTLMVRKIYDSSDTDENNLEDDFLLYLSKLAICFFNIREGTYFGNVKVVMATNSGVKNENHYITFQAFLSTRTRRRIAVTFQTHIIAHFVSSHPIPGFEIMFVRIKPSDAHQNNSNNSQQGQHCETVQQRLSQVIETYTIDSEFESQYSLALYLSQYALHDYNLSKLSLPVAKHDIDSLKVVELMKPVAEVPTYHITFQAPLRAKTKMRNVETFMAEICLPSLFPTTIIKFIKFKKFQKRR encoded by the exons ATGAAAACGAATCGCAATTACAATCCAGCAGATGACATCTCTCGCAAGAAGAAGAAATTAAAGAACGCAGAATCTGTAAATAAAGAAGAAGCATCCAGAAAAGATCTGGCTCGTTACTCTGACGATGTTAAGAAAAGTGAA TGTTTTGAGGTTGGATACTATCCAAATCTCGATCCTGTTTATAGCTATACTCTGATGGTACGCAAAATTTACGATTCATCCGACACAGATGAAAACAACCTTGAAGATGACTTCTTACTTTATCTTTCCAAGTTGGCTATTTGCTTTTTTAACATTAGGGAG GGTACTTATTTTGGCAATGTCAAAGTCGTCATGGCAACGAATTCTGGTGTTAAGAATGAGAATCACTATATCACTTTCCAAGCCTTTCTTTCTACGAGGACAAGGAGAAGGATTGCTGTTACCTTTCAAACACATATAATTGCACACTTTGTTAGTAGTCACCCTATTCCAGGGTTTGAGATTATGTTTGTTAGGATCAAACCCTCTGATGCTCATCAAAACAATTCTAATAACTCTCAACAAGGTCAGCACTGTGAAACTGTTCAGCAGCGCCTCTCTCAGGTCATCGAAACATACACCATT GATTCTGAATTCGAATCTCAATACAGTTTAGCTCTTTACCTCTCCCAGTATGCTCTTCACGACTATAACCTCAGCAAG TTGTCATTACCTGTTGCAAAGCATGACATTGACTCACTCAAAGTTGTTGAGCTAATGAAACCTGTTGCCGAGGTTCCAACTTACCATATCACTTTTCAAGCCCCCTTGCGTGCTAAGACTAAGATGAGGAATGTTGAAACTTTCATGGCTGAAATATGCCTGCCTTCCCTCTTCCCAACTACAATTATAAAGTTTATAAAGTTTAAAAAGTTTCAGAAGCGGAGGTGA
- the LOC141660922 gene encoding uncharacterized protein LOC141660922, giving the protein MSRKEILKEVKNKHFYYPPKPMQTPPESRPYNRKCDYHETHGHKTENCLSLKYFIVDQVKKGNMNKYLIRDNNNNRGEVQKRGKNIVNVVLGGSHSPPQILDFGEEVLSIQSLSDLVISFSSRDYEGVNPHHNVTLVVTLDIFDNEVRRILIDNGSSINILFKHTVDQMPLGSVRSNDCREDHSMGSDTT; this is encoded by the coding sequence ATGTCCCGGAAGGAAATCTTAAAGGAGGTAAAAAACAAGCATTTCTATTATCCTCCGAAGccaatgcaaactcctccggagagcaggccttacaataGGAAGTGCGATTATCATGAGACCCATGGCCATAAGACCGAGAACtgcttatcactcaagtacttcattgTGGACCAAGTAAAGAAAGGAAATATGAACAAGTACTTGATCCGGGACAACAACAACAACAGGGGGGAAGTGCAGAAGAGAGGAAAGAATATAGTCAACGTAGTCCTAGGAGGCTCCCACTCCCCACCTCAGATCCTGGACTTCGGTGAAGAAGTGCTTTCAATCCAATCACTCTCAGAcctggtgatatccttcagcagTAGGGACTATGAAGGAGTCAACCCTCATCACAATGTAACTTTAGTTGTCACTTTGgacatctttgataatgaagtaagaagaatTCTCATAGATAATGGTTCCTCAataaatattctcttcaagcacacagtggaTCAAATGCCGTTAGGGAGTGTCCGCTCAAATGATTGTCGGGAGGATCACTCTATGGGTTCGGATACAACTTAG